The Saccharothrix variisporea genome has a segment encoding these proteins:
- a CDS encoding ABC transporter permease: MIGRTEAGMTEVDRRVVPTRTRVWRAESSSVLVATVVLVLLIGVLRPAFLTFGQLKDVLNGSVYVALLAAGMAFLLAMREIDLSVGAMFGLSLISTALLMRDGFDPWLSCLAGIALGALLGLANALVVRHIAIPAFVATLATMQLYRGLAVALGDGQQVTGLPLEHSFFSVLGGDFLGLPVSVWILVVVTAGLTVVLRWTPFGYRVRSIGSNPDAAAFSGISIPRTRLYVLVLVGAVAGLAGVLGLAFFTSGDPNIGVGFELQAIAAAVIGGTPLRGGVATVVGAVFGAVLLGVVSSGLVYFSIPANWSSFATGLVVLLAVGVDSALRRRQRARESMLGL; encoded by the coding sequence GTGATCGGGCGGACGGAGGCGGGCATGACCGAGGTCGATCGACGGGTGGTGCCGACCCGCACCAGGGTGTGGCGGGCGGAGTCGAGCAGCGTGCTGGTGGCCACCGTCGTGCTGGTGCTGCTGATCGGCGTGCTGCGGCCCGCGTTCCTGACCTTCGGGCAGCTCAAGGACGTGCTCAACGGCTCGGTGTACGTGGCGCTGCTCGCCGCCGGGATGGCGTTCCTGCTGGCCATGCGCGAGATCGACCTCTCGGTGGGCGCGATGTTCGGGTTGTCGCTGATCAGCACGGCGCTGCTCATGCGTGACGGCTTCGACCCGTGGCTGTCGTGCCTGGCCGGGATCGCGCTCGGTGCGCTGCTGGGACTGGCGAACGCGTTGGTGGTGCGGCACATCGCGATCCCGGCCTTCGTCGCCACGCTGGCCACCATGCAGCTGTACCGGGGCCTGGCGGTGGCGTTGGGTGATGGGCAGCAGGTGACCGGGTTGCCGTTGGAGCACTCGTTCTTCTCGGTGCTGGGCGGGGACTTCCTCGGGCTGCCGGTCAGCGTGTGGATCCTGGTCGTGGTCACGGCCGGGCTGACGGTGGTGCTGCGGTGGACGCCGTTCGGGTACCGGGTGCGGTCGATCGGGTCGAACCCGGACGCCGCCGCGTTCTCCGGCATCTCCATCCCCCGCACCCGCCTGTACGTGCTCGTGCTGGTCGGGGCGGTCGCGGGGCTGGCGGGCGTGCTGGGGCTGGCGTTCTTCACCTCCGGCGACCCGAACATCGGCGTCGGGTTCGAGCTGCAGGCGATCGCGGCGGCGGTGATCGGCGGCACCCCCTTGCGGGGTGGGGTGGCCACGGTGGTGGGTGCGGTGTTCGGCGCGGTCCTGCTGGGCGTGGTGTCCAGCGGGCTCGTGTACTTCAGCATCCCCGCGAACTGGAGTTCCTTCGCCACCGGACTGGTCGTCCTGCTGGCGGTCGGGGTGGACAGCGCGTTGCGCCGCAGGCAGCGGGCACGCGAATCAATGCTCGGGCTCTGA
- a CDS encoding right-handed parallel beta-helix repeat-containing protein, which yields MSSRLRRALQTGLTSIVVAGAAVAVAPAASAANAYYVDCSSTGTPLGTQTAPFNALSQVNARTFGAGDSVLFKRGTTCNGQFVASGSGAAGSPVVLGAYGSGGRPVLDGQGAVGETVLLKDVSHWTVQDIRVTNPGTTGERAGVRVRSTTTAAKAGITLTGLEVDNVAGWSNKTGTNAAWFKGSAGISVLSDATAGAIAGLHITDNYVHDTGGGGIKITIKPAQYHTDVYIARNQIISVGGDGIVVHGSDSPLIEHNRADNLGGGAYPFLGGNFAGMWPINSKDPVFQFNEVTRSYPSIYDSTAWDCDGAIVGTCTYQYNFSSNNAGGFFLGCQHCTEYPNYKAKQVIRYNVSQDDCRIAADGDKYSASVYYNNTFYCMARPFDVKVPTASVATTLFANNIFVSQHGSLPVGTGVSYQSNLYWGGFTAPSGDPGAVTSDPRLNYAGGSATGFNSVDGYKLTTGSPALGAGSVVAEAGARDYFGAAVPRADGKVNIGADNSSGVAAKVYGSLREAFNNVGISNDLNPKAGGISKSGRSFSGQALEAAGIKYPSAVVGGVTFNWPQRYYGFPDNVKAAGQRIAVSGSGTKLAFLGASTFGTQTGTGTVTYTDGSTAAFTLSFGDFWASTAIAGNTQAAFMTYHNKPPTTYNLASTGRDEQDVRLWFTSVPLDPAKTVASVTLPDVGGPLATAGIHVFAMEVS from the coding sequence GTGAGTTCTCGTCTGCGCCGCGCCCTGCAAACCGGTCTGACCTCGATAGTCGTGGCGGGAGCGGCGGTCGCCGTCGCCCCCGCCGCGTCGGCCGCCAACGCCTACTACGTCGACTGCTCTTCCACCGGCACGCCCTTGGGCACGCAGACCGCGCCGTTCAACGCGCTGTCGCAGGTGAACGCGCGGACGTTCGGTGCGGGCGACTCGGTGCTGTTCAAGCGGGGGACGACGTGCAACGGGCAGTTCGTGGCCTCCGGTTCGGGCGCGGCGGGCTCGCCGGTGGTTCTGGGTGCGTACGGCAGCGGCGGGCGGCCGGTGTTGGACGGTCAGGGTGCGGTGGGGGAAACCGTGCTGCTCAAGGACGTCAGCCACTGGACGGTCCAGGACATCCGGGTCACCAACCCCGGTACCACTGGTGAGCGTGCGGGCGTGCGGGTGCGCAGCACGACCACGGCGGCCAAGGCCGGGATCACGCTGACCGGCCTGGAGGTCGACAACGTGGCCGGGTGGAGCAACAAGACCGGCACGAACGCGGCGTGGTTCAAGGGTTCGGCGGGCATTTCGGTGCTCAGTGACGCTACCGCGGGCGCGATCGCCGGACTGCACATCACCGACAACTACGTCCACGACACCGGCGGTGGCGGTATCAAGATCACCATCAAGCCGGCGCAGTACCACACCGACGTCTACATCGCGCGCAACCAGATCATCAGCGTCGGCGGCGACGGGATCGTGGTGCACGGCTCGGACTCGCCGTTGATCGAGCACAACCGGGCCGACAACCTGGGCGGTGGCGCGTACCCGTTCCTGGGCGGGAACTTCGCCGGGATGTGGCCGATCAACTCGAAGGACCCGGTGTTCCAGTTCAACGAGGTGACCCGGAGCTACCCGTCGATCTACGACTCGACGGCGTGGGACTGCGATGGTGCCATCGTCGGAACGTGCACGTACCAGTACAACTTCTCCAGCAACAACGCGGGCGGGTTCTTCCTCGGGTGCCAGCACTGCACGGAGTACCCGAACTACAAGGCCAAGCAGGTCATCCGGTACAACGTGTCGCAAGACGATTGCCGGATCGCGGCCGATGGCGACAAGTATTCGGCTTCGGTGTACTACAACAACACCTTCTACTGCATGGCACGGCCGTTCGACGTCAAGGTGCCCACTGCCTCGGTGGCAACGACGTTGTTCGCCAACAACATCTTCGTCTCGCAGCACGGGTCGTTGCCGGTCGGGACCGGTGTTTCGTACCAGTCGAACCTGTACTGGGGCGGGTTCACCGCGCCTTCCGGCGACCCTGGTGCCGTCACGTCCGACCCGAGGTTGAACTACGCGGGCGGGAGTGCGACCGGCTTCAACAGCGTGGACGGGTACAAGCTGACCACCGGGTCCCCTGCCCTCGGTGCCGGCAGTGTGGTCGCGGAGGCGGGTGCGCGTGACTACTTCGGCGCGGCTGTTCCGCGGGCGGATGGCAAGGTGAACATCGGTGCGGACAACTCTTCGGGCGTTGCCGCGAAGGTGTACGGGTCGCTGAGGGAGGCGTTCAACAACGTCGGCATCAGCAACGACCTGAACCCGAAGGCCGGTGGGATCTCGAAGAGCGGCCGCAGCTTCTCCGGTCAGGCCTTGGAGGCGGCGGGCATCAAGTACCCGAGTGCCGTGGTAGGTGGCGTGACCTTCAACTGGCCGCAGCGGTACTACGGCTTCCCGGACAACGTGAAGGCCGCCGGGCAGAGGATCGCCGTGTCGGGGTCGGGGACGAAGCTGGCCTTCCTGGGCGCATCGACGTTCGGTACGCAGACGGGGACGGGCACGGTCACCTACACCGACGGTTCTACCGCCGCGTTCACGTTGTCGTTCGGCGACTTCTGGGCTTCGACGGCGATCGCGGGCAACACCCAGGCCGCGTTCATGACCTACCACAACAAGCCACCGACTACGTACAACCTGGCTTCCACTGGGCGCGATGAGCAGGACGTGCGCCTGTGGTTCACATCCGTACCGCTCGACCCGGCCAAGACCGTGGCCTCGGTGACCCTGCCCGACGTGGGCGGTCCCCTGGCCACGGCCGGCATCCACGTGTTCGCGATGGAGGTCAGCTGA
- a CDS encoding carbohydrate ABC transporter permease codes for MTATMTKPPVTRPAPAASRAPRRKPMWASKIAVNTALVLATAYTVLPLTWLLVASTKSLGDLSGNAFTLTEFHFFENLGDLASADGGVYLRWYLNSLLYAVGGAGLGAFCSVACGYAFDKFSFKGKEKLFGVVLLGVLVPTTALALPLYLLASELGVVNTFWAVFVPVLVNPFGVYLARIFSASYVPGEVLEAARVDGAGELTTFWSISLKMLMPGFVTIFLFQFTGIWNNFFLPLVMLSDRELYPLSLGLYSWHTVVTAEPEYYPLTITGALLAVVPVVIAFLSLQRHWKAGMTSGAVK; via the coding sequence GTGACCGCGACCATGACCAAGCCTCCCGTGACCCGACCGGCCCCGGCCGCTTCCCGTGCGCCGCGCCGCAAGCCCATGTGGGCGTCCAAGATCGCCGTCAACACCGCGTTGGTGCTGGCCACCGCCTACACCGTGCTGCCGCTGACGTGGCTGCTGGTGGCCTCGACCAAGAGCCTGGGCGACCTGTCCGGCAACGCGTTCACGCTCACCGAGTTCCACTTCTTCGAGAACCTGGGCGACCTGGCGTCGGCGGACGGCGGCGTGTACCTGCGCTGGTACCTCAACAGCCTGCTCTACGCCGTGGGCGGCGCCGGGTTGGGCGCGTTCTGCTCGGTGGCGTGCGGGTACGCGTTCGACAAGTTCTCCTTCAAGGGCAAGGAGAAGTTGTTCGGCGTGGTGCTGCTGGGTGTTCTGGTGCCGACGACCGCGCTGGCGCTGCCGCTGTACCTGCTGGCGTCCGAGCTGGGCGTGGTGAACACGTTCTGGGCGGTGTTCGTGCCGGTCCTGGTGAACCCGTTCGGTGTGTACCTGGCGCGGATCTTCAGCGCGAGCTACGTGCCCGGCGAGGTGCTCGAGGCCGCGCGGGTGGACGGCGCGGGCGAGCTGACCACGTTCTGGTCGATCTCGCTGAAGATGCTCATGCCCGGGTTCGTGACGATCTTCCTGTTCCAGTTCACCGGGATCTGGAACAACTTCTTCCTCCCCCTGGTCATGCTGTCCGACCGCGAGCTCTACCCGCTGAGCCTCGGCCTGTACTCGTGGCACACCGTCGTGACGGCCGAACCGGAGTACTACCCGCTGACCATCACCGGCGCGCTGCTGGCCGTCGTGCCGGTCGTGATCGCCTTCCTGTCCCTGCAACGCCACTGGAAAGCCGGGATGACCTCCGGCGCCGTGAAGTAG
- a CDS encoding hydroxyacid dehydrogenase yields the protein MTHVRPRTLVAMHRHVARWLLDEDARARLVSVADTDPDFVVEDFTTLEARAALAEVEVLFTGWGCPPVDEQVLRDAPFLKAVVHAAGSVKHHVTDACWRAGIAVSSAAAANALPVAEYTLAAILMSNKRVPAIATRYREAREQQDWQAQFPWLGNYRRRVGLVGASKIGRRVVELLRPFDLDVVVADPYLTAAEAASLGVTLVGLDDLVRTSHVVSLHAPELPETRHLMDARRLALMPTGATLINTSRGSLVDTAALVRELVSERLHAVLDVTDPDVLPADSPLFTAPNLVLTPHIAGSLGNELSRMTHQALDELDRLGRGLPLSHRVLPEVLDRSA from the coding sequence GTGACACACGTTCGTCCCCGGACGCTGGTGGCCATGCACCGCCACGTGGCGCGGTGGCTGCTGGACGAGGACGCCCGCGCGCGCCTGGTCTCCGTCGCCGACACCGATCCCGACTTCGTCGTGGAGGACTTCACCACTCTGGAGGCCCGTGCGGCGCTGGCGGAGGTCGAGGTGCTGTTCACCGGCTGGGGCTGCCCGCCGGTCGACGAGCAGGTGCTGCGCGACGCGCCTTTCCTGAAGGCCGTCGTGCACGCGGCCGGGTCGGTGAAGCACCACGTCACCGACGCGTGCTGGCGGGCCGGGATCGCGGTGTCCTCGGCGGCGGCGGCCAACGCGCTGCCGGTCGCCGAGTACACCCTCGCCGCGATCCTGATGAGCAACAAGCGGGTGCCCGCGATCGCCACCCGCTACCGGGAGGCGCGCGAGCAGCAGGACTGGCAGGCGCAGTTCCCGTGGCTGGGCAACTACCGGCGTCGGGTGGGGCTGGTCGGCGCGTCCAAGATCGGTCGCCGGGTGGTGGAGCTGCTGCGGCCGTTCGACCTGGACGTGGTGGTGGCCGACCCGTACCTGACCGCGGCCGAGGCGGCGTCCCTGGGAGTGACGCTGGTCGGCCTGGACGACCTGGTCCGCACCTCGCACGTGGTGAGCCTGCACGCCCCCGAACTGCCCGAGACCCGGCACCTGATGGACGCCCGGCGGCTGGCCCTGATGCCGACCGGCGCGACCCTGATCAACACCTCGCGCGGATCCCTGGTGGACACCGCCGCCCTGGTGCGGGAGCTGGTGTCCGAACGGCTGCACGCCGTGCTGGACGTGACCGACCCGGACGTGCTGCCCGCCGACTCGCCCCTGTTCACCGCGCCGAACCTGGTGCTGACCCCGCACATCGCCGGCTCGCTGGGCAACGAGCTGAGCCGGATGACCCACCAGGCCCTCGACGAGCTCGACCGGCTCGGCCGCGGCCTGCCCCTGTCCCACCGGGTCCTCCCGGAGGTGCTCGACCGTTCCGCGTGA
- a CDS encoding sugar ABC transporter ATP-binding protein — protein MHALTARGITKSYGGVTALAGADLTLRPGSVHALLGENGAGKSTLIKVITGAVAPDSGTLRLADTEVAFASTAQAATHGVAVVSQELNLFPDLDVLANLFPMREPIRRGLLDRREMLARAVPVLKQLGLDVDPRARLGSLSLAQRQLVEIAKALVVEPKVLILDEPTSALDTDSSERLLCILRVLRDRQVAVVFVSHILEEVMNLCDEITVLREGRTVLDAQPRSSLDIGDIVHAMLGQDLPTASRGAARRVGPRLELRGVSVPDRLSDVTLTCSGGEIVGLAGLAGSGHTAVLEVVAGLRRPVSGSVELPGGGTPSSFRAAIAAGVALVSGDRRRIGLMLDKPVWENIAQVHPVAMAGGRLLHPGPLRSTATSLAERVGMRPLDVEMRAGLLSGGNQQKVVLAKWLAADPSVLLLDDPTRGVDLGARAEVHALLRAVADAGRVVVLCSTDLDELVAACDRVVVFHKGKVCAELTDFDQHTILRTMNTGSL, from the coding sequence ATGCACGCGCTGACCGCTCGCGGGATCACCAAGTCCTACGGTGGCGTGACGGCACTGGCCGGCGCGGACCTGACCCTGCGGCCCGGCTCGGTGCACGCCCTGCTGGGCGAGAACGGCGCGGGCAAGTCCACGCTGATCAAGGTGATCACCGGGGCGGTCGCACCGGACTCGGGCACCCTGCGCCTGGCGGACACCGAGGTGGCGTTCGCCAGCACCGCGCAGGCGGCCACACACGGGGTGGCGGTGGTGTCGCAGGAGCTGAACCTGTTCCCGGACCTGGACGTGCTGGCGAACCTGTTCCCGATGCGGGAGCCCATTCGTCGGGGACTGCTCGACCGGCGGGAGATGCTCGCGCGGGCCGTCCCCGTGCTGAAGCAACTGGGTCTGGACGTGGACCCGCGTGCCCGGCTGGGATCGTTGTCGTTGGCGCAACGGCAGTTGGTCGAGATCGCCAAGGCGCTGGTCGTGGAGCCGAAGGTGCTGATCCTGGACGAGCCGACGTCCGCGCTGGACACCGACAGCTCCGAGCGGCTGCTGTGCATCCTGCGGGTGTTGCGGGACCGGCAGGTGGCCGTGGTGTTCGTGTCGCACATCCTCGAGGAGGTGATGAACCTGTGCGACGAGATCACCGTGTTGCGCGAGGGTCGGACGGTGTTGGACGCCCAGCCGCGCTCCTCTCTGGACATCGGTGACATCGTGCACGCGATGTTGGGCCAGGACTTGCCCACGGCGTCCCGCGGTGCCGCTCGCCGGGTCGGTCCCCGGCTGGAGCTGCGCGGGGTGAGCGTGCCGGACCGGCTGTCGGACGTGACGCTGACCTGCTCCGGGGGCGAGATCGTCGGGTTGGCCGGGCTGGCGGGCTCCGGGCACACCGCCGTGCTGGAGGTCGTCGCCGGTCTGCGGCGGCCGGTGTCCGGGTCGGTGGAGCTGCCCGGCGGCGGGACGCCGTCGTCGTTCCGTGCCGCCATCGCCGCCGGGGTGGCCTTGGTGTCCGGTGACCGGCGTCGGATCGGCCTCATGCTGGACAAGCCGGTGTGGGAGAACATCGCCCAGGTCCACCCGGTGGCGATGGCCGGTGGCCGTTTGCTGCACCCTGGTCCGCTGCGTTCGACGGCTACTTCGCTGGCCGAACGAGTGGGCATGCGCCCACTCGACGTCGAGATGCGCGCTGGCCTGCTGTCCGGCGGGAACCAGCAGAAGGTCGTGCTGGCGAAGTGGCTGGCCGCCGACCCGTCCGTGCTGCTGCTCGACGACCCGACCCGGGGCGTGGACCTGGGTGCCCGCGCCGAGGTCCACGCCCTGCTGCGAGCCGTCGCCGACGCCGGCAGGGTCGTGGTGCTGTGCTCGACTGACTTGGACGAGCTGGTGGCCGCGTGCGACCGGGTGGTCGTGTTCCACAAGGGGAAGGTGTGCGCGGAGTTGACCGACTTCGACCAGCACACCATCTTGCGGACTATGAACACCGGGTCGCTATGA
- a CDS encoding carbohydrate ABC transporter permease, translated as MSVQKSHRGAATLLMAPFFALFLGTLVVPIGYAAYLSLFTERSSGLGFGGTETLFTGLGNYLHALGDPAFRAGFGVIAGYVLGYIPVMVGGALVLALLLDSTLARAKRFFQLTLYLPHAVPGIIAAIIWLYLYTPGLSPVVAALREGGLTWNFLSSDHALSSVINISLWEWVGYNVVIFYAALQAIPREVVEAASVDGAGELRTALSIKLPMIRAAVVMTVLFTVIGALQLFTEPMILNGANPAVNTTWTPNMYAYDAAFRRGDYGVAAASSILLALVAALLSFVVTRIGNRKGAA; from the coding sequence ATGTCCGTCCAGAAGTCCCACCGCGGCGCCGCGACGCTGCTGATGGCCCCGTTCTTCGCCCTGTTCCTGGGCACCCTGGTGGTGCCGATCGGGTACGCGGCCTACCTCAGCCTGTTCACCGAGCGGTCCTCCGGGCTCGGCTTCGGCGGCACCGAGACGCTGTTCACCGGGCTGGGCAACTACCTGCACGCGCTGGGCGACCCGGCCTTCCGCGCCGGCTTCGGCGTCATCGCCGGGTACGTACTGGGCTACATCCCGGTGATGGTCGGCGGCGCGCTGGTGCTGGCGCTGCTGCTGGACTCGACCCTGGCCCGTGCCAAGCGGTTCTTCCAGCTCACGCTGTACCTGCCGCACGCGGTGCCCGGCATCATCGCCGCGATCATCTGGCTCTACCTCTACACCCCGGGCCTGTCCCCCGTCGTCGCCGCGCTGCGCGAAGGCGGGCTGACCTGGAACTTCCTGTCCAGCGACCACGCCCTGAGCTCGGTCATCAACATCTCGCTGTGGGAGTGGGTCGGCTACAACGTGGTCATCTTCTACGCGGCCCTGCAAGCCATCCCGCGCGAGGTCGTCGAGGCCGCTTCGGTCGACGGGGCCGGCGAGTTGCGCACGGCGTTGAGCATCAAGCTGCCGATGATCCGGGCCGCGGTCGTGATGACCGTGCTGTTCACCGTCATCGGGGCGCTCCAGCTGTTCACCGAGCCGATGATCCTCAACGGCGCCAACCCCGCGGTCAACACGACTTGGACTCCCAACATGTACGCCTACGACGCCGCTTTCCGGCGCGGTGACTACGGGGTGGCCGCCGCCTCCTCGATCCTGCTGGCCCTGGTGGCGGCGCTGCTGTCGTTCGTCGTGACACGCATCGGCAACCGCAAGGGGGCGGCGTGA
- a CDS encoding sugar ABC transporter substrate-binding protein encodes MRAPRYVAALTAVGLLAGCGAASSPNAPLKMAFVYATSTQNPFQEMAFGAKAAAADAGNVDLALSAPSGVDGPQEVSLFQSAIRNSKDGVALETLTPDLFVRPLNQAADLGVPVVAVDTVPPAGTKVDLYIGNSNTELGKALGEEFVKQVPENATGEVVLGNAIPGLTLLQQRLDGMKSVITAKRPGLRVLGPFDSGSEPTSNFTKWNDLVKAHPDAIAYLGVGAQDAVSLALIQKNTGRKFLAGSCDPDAAALQAVKDGYVFALASPEHWLKGYVALRLLADHKRGKPLPKGWWNTGSLVVNPANIDKIMERQKDEDSRRAAFKAETEKQLAAPDTYLRPLAEAN; translated from the coding sequence ATGCGTGCCCCTCGGTACGTCGCGGCGCTGACCGCGGTCGGTCTGCTGGCCGGTTGCGGCGCCGCGTCCTCGCCCAACGCGCCGCTGAAGATGGCGTTCGTGTACGCCACCTCGACGCAGAACCCGTTCCAGGAGATGGCGTTCGGCGCGAAAGCCGCCGCGGCCGACGCCGGCAACGTCGACCTGGCGTTGAGCGCGCCGTCCGGAGTGGACGGTCCGCAGGAGGTGTCGTTGTTCCAGTCGGCGATCCGCAACTCCAAGGACGGCGTCGCCCTGGAAACCCTGACGCCCGACCTGTTCGTGCGGCCGTTGAACCAGGCGGCGGACCTGGGCGTGCCCGTGGTCGCGGTGGACACCGTGCCGCCCGCGGGCACCAAGGTCGACCTCTACATCGGCAACAGCAACACCGAGCTCGGCAAGGCGCTGGGCGAGGAGTTCGTCAAGCAGGTGCCGGAGAACGCGACCGGCGAGGTGGTGCTGGGCAACGCGATCCCCGGCCTGACCCTGCTCCAGCAGCGCCTGGACGGCATGAAGTCGGTCATCACGGCCAAGCGGCCGGGTCTCCGGGTCCTCGGCCCGTTCGACTCCGGCTCCGAGCCCACCTCCAACTTCACCAAGTGGAACGACCTGGTCAAGGCCCACCCGGACGCGATCGCCTACCTCGGCGTCGGCGCGCAGGACGCGGTGTCGCTGGCACTGATCCAGAAGAACACCGGCCGCAAGTTCCTCGCCGGTTCGTGCGATCCGGACGCCGCCGCGCTGCAAGCCGTCAAGGACGGGTACGTGTTCGCGCTGGCGTCGCCGGAGCACTGGCTCAAGGGTTACGTGGCACTGCGCCTGCTCGCCGACCACAAGCGCGGCAAGCCGTTGCCCAAGGGCTGGTGGAACACCGGTTCGCTGGTCGTCAACCCGGCCAACATCGACAAGATCATGGAACGCCAGAAGGACGAGGACAGCCGCAGGGCCGCCTTCAAGGCCGAGACGGAGAAGCAGCTCGCCGCCCCCGACACCTACCTGCGACCGCTCGCGGAGGCCAACTGA
- a CDS encoding SDR family NAD(P)-dependent oxidoreductase gives MGNIKGMVALVTGAGSGIGEAVARRLDAEGARVAVLDVDSTGAEITAGLLTQGMAVVANVADSDQVNEAVRSVVETYGRLDILVNNAGIRGGEEADEAFARLTSQVEEAAAGDVTTVLDATVNISDEAWHRMLGVHLDGTFYCTRAALRYMQRGASIVNISSVCGLAGCAHLPHYSAAKGGIEGLTKAVARDVAPLGIRVNCVAPGYVETPLGDVIAPVLRRDLERQIALGRFGLPAEIASTVAFLVGPDGTYLTGQTLSPNGGSLIS, from the coding sequence ATGGGCAACATCAAGGGCATGGTCGCGCTGGTGACCGGCGCGGGGTCGGGCATCGGCGAGGCGGTCGCACGCCGCCTGGACGCGGAGGGCGCACGGGTCGCGGTCCTGGACGTCGACTCGACCGGCGCGGAGATCACCGCCGGGCTGCTGACGCAGGGCATGGCGGTGGTCGCGAACGTCGCCGACTCCGACCAGGTGAACGAGGCCGTGCGCAGTGTCGTGGAGACGTACGGGCGGCTGGACATCCTGGTCAACAACGCGGGCATCAGGGGTGGGGAGGAGGCCGACGAGGCCTTCGCCCGGTTGACGTCACAGGTGGAGGAGGCTGCCGCCGGAGACGTCACCACCGTGCTCGACGCGACCGTGAACATCAGCGACGAGGCTTGGCACCGGATGCTCGGTGTGCACTTGGACGGGACTTTCTATTGCACGCGCGCCGCGCTGCGGTACATGCAGCGCGGCGCGTCGATCGTGAACATCTCTTCGGTGTGCGGGTTGGCTGGGTGTGCCCACCTGCCGCACTACTCGGCCGCGAAGGGCGGTATCGAGGGCTTGACCAAGGCCGTGGCCCGCGATGTCGCGCCGCTCGGCATCCGGGTCAACTGCGTGGCTCCGGGTTATGTCGAAACGCCTCTGGGGGACGTCATCGCTCCCGTGCTGCGCAGGGACCTCGAGCGGCAGATCGCGTTGGGACGCTTCGGGCTGCCCGCCGAGATCGCCTCGACGGTGGCCTTCCTGGTCGGGCCGGACGGGACGTACCTGACCGGCCAGACCCTCAGCCCCAACGGCGGTTCGCTGATCAGCTGA
- a CDS encoding ABC transporter substrate-binding protein, with translation MRHKIRTRLGAIGALAALGLVAACGGGGASGGATQSSGPTEITFWTWTKGSAEVVDAFNALHTDVTVKFEQIPSGAAGGYTKITNAIKAGNAPDVVNVEYPVLPDYVSQGSLADLTPHVGELKSKFPDQIRALTELGGKTWAVPLDASPMVLYYRNDFFDANGITPPKTWDDYKAAAAKVKQADPKARIGTFFPDDPGHFASLAWQAGGKWFGTTGDSWNVSIDDPKSKQVAEYWQGLVSDDLVRVQSAFSQEWNASVKAGETVAYVGASWGAGSALRANQPDQAGKWAVAPIPNWGTPASGMYGGSTFAVTKDSKKVEAAVKFISWMTTNEQAITTRIGIAKSTMYPAAADMVPVAAKSFDNSFFGGQDAYSVYKDAAGTIKSGWTWGPSMFATNGTLKDNFGTVTSGGTLTDALGKAQQSTVDELKKRGLNVS, from the coding sequence ATGCGGCACAAGATTCGAACCAGACTGGGCGCGATCGGGGCACTGGCCGCCCTGGGTCTGGTGGCGGCCTGCGGAGGCGGTGGCGCGTCGGGGGGCGCCACCCAGAGCAGCGGTCCGACCGAGATCACCTTCTGGACGTGGACCAAGGGTTCCGCCGAGGTGGTCGACGCGTTCAACGCGCTGCACACCGACGTGACCGTCAAGTTCGAGCAGATCCCGTCGGGCGCGGCGGGCGGCTACACCAAGATCACCAACGCCATCAAGGCGGGCAACGCGCCGGACGTGGTCAACGTCGAGTACCCGGTGCTGCCGGACTACGTCAGCCAGGGCAGCCTGGCCGACCTCACGCCGCACGTGGGCGAGCTGAAGTCCAAGTTCCCCGACCAGATCCGCGCCCTGACCGAGCTGGGCGGCAAGACGTGGGCGGTGCCGCTGGACGCCTCCCCGATGGTCCTGTACTACCGCAACGACTTCTTCGACGCCAACGGCATCACCCCGCCGAAGACCTGGGACGACTACAAGGCCGCGGCGGCGAAGGTCAAGCAGGCCGACCCGAAGGCGCGCATCGGCACGTTCTTCCCCGACGACCCCGGCCACTTCGCGTCGCTGGCCTGGCAGGCGGGCGGCAAGTGGTTCGGCACCACCGGCGACTCGTGGAACGTCTCCATCGACGACCCGAAGTCCAAGCAGGTCGCCGAGTACTGGCAGGGCCTGGTCTCCGACGACCTGGTGCGCGTGCAGTCCGCGTTCTCGCAGGAGTGGAACGCCAGCGTCAAGGCCGGTGAGACGGTCGCCTACGTCGGCGCGTCGTGGGGCGCGGGCAGCGCGCTGCGGGCCAACCAGCCCGACCAGGCCGGGAAGTGGGCCGTGGCCCCGATCCCGAACTGGGGGACGCCGGCCAGCGGCATGTACGGCGGCAGCACGTTCGCGGTGACCAAGGACAGCAAGAAGGTCGAGGCCGCGGTGAAGTTCATCAGCTGGATGACCACCAACGAGCAGGCGATCACCACCCGCATCGGCATCGCCAAGTCGACCATGTACCCGGCGGCGGCGGACATGGTGCCGGTGGCGGCGAAGAGCTTCGACAACAGCTTCTTCGGCGGCCAGGACGCCTACAGCGTCTACAAGGACGCGGCCGGCACGATCAAGAGCGGCTGGACGTGGGGTCCGAGCATGTTCGCCACGAACGGGACGCTCAAGGACAACTTCGGCACCGTCACCAGCGGCGGCACGCTGACCGACGCCCTGGGCAAGGCGCAGCAGTCCACTGTGGACGAGTTGAAGAAGCGCGGCCTGAACGTCTCCTGA